From Candidatus Zixiibacteriota bacterium, the proteins below share one genomic window:
- a CDS encoding VCBS repeat-containing protein: MVSDMIHGQVKYIYLSIIGLILALVLLAGCGKESTGPVATTGGQKFGPPVPRDAGKYPYAVTSADFDKDGDLDLAIANWLSDNLSIMINRGGGSFEENYATGEKPKAISVVDLNANGHNDLAVVNFNSNSISILIDSGEGKFAAAVNYSVGNNPCAICPADLDNDGDSDLTVVNNSSDNISVLINNGDGTFDPVVSYPVGDAPRSVYAGNLFGDNAVDLAVVNSASNNISILKNNGDGTFAAAVDFAVGKNPYSVAGGDLDGDNDIDLAVADFMDDSVSVLLNEGDSTFADTVKAFGVGNGPAAIILQDIDNNGSKDMIVANYESGDISVRKNLGNGSFGSQVRYQAGLHPGAVASGLFDDDNYIDLAVANEGSNDLTIFKNTGVGAFADPTTYRTGRAPVFVSTGDLDMDGHIDIAIANSSDNDIHILENDGHAGFLSVTDYEAGNGPWGILAADLNKDSAADVVVANDLSGDISVYLNTGEGTFNSPVYYPVGENPRSVIAVDINLDGNMDLVVANARSDNVSVLYGDGTGVLAAAANYPAGAVPYWVAAGDVDGDGDLDLAVTNFSRDWVAVPNPGSIDSISILINCGDTCFSRSEDLSFGVGEGPRSLVLADLDGDGDSDIAVVNTYSNDLAVLLNDGSSHFSAPARYAVGNHPTSLVAVDLDADNDLDLAITNYWSNSVTVLTNNGNGTFGSISTFDAGGDPVSIFSEDLDGDGYNDLVVTNRDAGSVVVLMNQR, encoded by the coding sequence ATGGTCTCTGACATGATCCACGGGCAAGTAAAGTATATCTATTTGTCTATTATAGGACTAATTCTTGCGCTTGTCCTTCTGGCGGGATGCGGCAAGGAGTCCACTGGCCCGGTGGCGACTACAGGGGGACAGAAATTTGGGCCTCCGGTGCCACGCGATGCCGGGAAATACCCCTACGCCGTTACATCTGCCGATTTCGACAAGGATGGCGATTTGGACTTGGCCATAGCGAACTGGCTCTCGGACAATCTGTCGATCATGATCAACCGAGGCGGAGGATCCTTTGAAGAGAATTATGCTACCGGAGAAAAACCGAAGGCTATCTCTGTAGTGGACCTCAATGCCAATGGCCACAACGACCTGGCGGTAGTTAACTTCAACTCTAATAGTATATCGATTTTAATTGATTCAGGGGAAGGTAAATTTGCCGCAGCGGTTAATTATAGCGTCGGAAATAACCCCTGTGCCATTTGCCCCGCAGACCTGGACAATGACGGCGATAGTGATCTTACCGTAGTAAATAATAGCTCGGATAATATTTCCGTACTGATAAACAATGGTGATGGAACCTTTGATCCTGTCGTCAGCTATCCTGTAGGCGATGCTCCGCGTTCTGTTTATGCGGGCAACCTTTTCGGGGACAATGCCGTGGATCTGGCCGTTGTCAACAGCGCGTCAAATAATATTTCGATTTTAAAGAACAATGGTGATGGGACTTTTGCCGCGGCAGTTGATTTTGCCGTTGGTAAGAATCCTTATTCGGTCGCCGGAGGCGATCTTGACGGCGACAACGATATCGACCTGGCTGTGGCTGATTTTATGGATGACAGTGTTTCCGTACTCCTTAATGAAGGTGATTCTACTTTCGCGGACACTGTAAAAGCCTTTGGCGTGGGAAATGGACCCGCCGCCATCATTCTTCAGGATATTGACAACAACGGCAGCAAAGATATGATCGTAGCAAACTACGAATCGGGAGACATTTCTGTTCGCAAAAACCTGGGTAACGGCAGCTTTGGAAGTCAGGTCAGATATCAGGCGGGATTGCACCCTGGAGCCGTGGCAAGCGGCCTTTTTGACGATGATAATTACATCGATCTGGCTGTGGCAAATGAGGGATCGAATGATCTTACTATATTCAAGAACACCGGCGTTGGGGCATTTGCGGATCCGACCACCTACCGGACAGGAAGGGCTCCCGTCTTCGTCTCCACAGGAGATCTGGATATGGATGGGCACATAGATATTGCCATAGCAAATTCTTCGGACAACGATATCCATATCCTGGAAAACGATGGACACGCCGGTTTTCTTTCGGTTACTGATTACGAGGCCGGAAATGGTCCGTGGGGAATTCTCGCGGCCGACCTAAACAAAGATTCGGCCGCCGATGTTGTGGTTGCGAACGACCTTTCGGGTGATATCTCTGTCTACCTGAATACCGGTGAAGGCACCTTCAATTCGCCTGTTTATTACCCGGTTGGGGAAAATCCCCGTTCGGTGATTGCCGTAGATATTAACCTTGATGGCAATATGGATTTGGTTGTGGCCAATGCCCGCAGCGATAATGTCTCGGTTCTGTATGGAGACGGTACCGGGGTGCTTGCGGCTGCGGCGAATTATCCTGCCGGAGCAGTCCCGTATTGGGTGGCCGCCGGTGATGTTGATGGAGACGGTGACCTTGACCTGGCCGTTACAAATTTCTCGAGGGATTGGGTTGCTGTTCCTAATCCCGGCTCAATCGATAGTATTTCTATTCTGATAAATTGCGGCGATACATGTTTTTCCCGATCCGAAGACTTGAGTTTTGGTGTTGGTGAGGGTCCCCGCTCGCTTGTTCTCGCCGATCTTGACGGAGATGGCGACAGTGATATTGCAGTCGTGAATACATATTCCAATGATCTTGCTGTCCTGCTGAATGATGGATCGAGTCATTTTTCTGCACCCGCCAGATATGCTGTTGGGAACCATCCCACTTCCCTGGTCGCTGTTGATCTTGATGCGGATAATGACCTGGATTTGGCCATTACAAACTATTGGTCCAATTCAGTCACTGTCCTGACAAATAATGGTAATGGCACTTTCGGTAGTATCTCCACTTTCGATGCCGGCGGCGATCCGGTTTCGATTTTCTCGGAAGATCTCGATGGCGACGGTTACAATGACCTGGTAGTGACTAATCGTGACGCGGGCTCCGTGGTCGTCCTGATGAACCAGAGGTAG
- a CDS encoding prolyl oligopeptidase family serine peptidase, with product MVLRIATTVMLVLVLAFSMATAQNSGRVEGLLKEIDSWVLTDTSKIMAYIDSTKAVTTKMLESSKYWEPTVNDLTFLLGIDLITKPQIDNTGRIYFEMRLTGESSALFYLDKAMGWPIQLTPNNWTEEGFTISEFAVHPSGDFVIVSVYKHGDEMHDLWYFSRDGKFRPLLVDRKTAFFGPMYDEDNPDRFFVVTYDRRTIHFARYTLSTGVLDTLYTEPGVFFPGDYYKGKMTVIRSYSASEAQLCIYDLATNKMTVMSDTAIFSNALFTQDGKIVTLTSIKSKPEEFLKYCLLDPAKPNEFTILNDPRMEVDKTGFDRKKGLVFLILNKEGYSQLAAFDLRGASIPMPNTDIGIISNIGSNDSGEVVFDFSAPTMPPTVFKFKLGENKLQQIGKISTFGYDFSKIEVNLIKYKSYDGTMIPAFVYIPETAQKDGTNPAIIDYHGGPAGQSRPYFSRNMAFALSKGFIYMLPNVRGSSGYGPAYEQADNLEGRFNALKDDEAAIDYLINEGWSKPDKIAIWGGSYGGYTVDWLATQCPDKIACVVSQVGVSDPDHTILNSNPVFIPSWEKEYGPVGGALNRKVAPIFYAENVSKPILVTGGFNDPRVPPSDPRRFAYVLSRLGKPVWYYEATEAGHGAAMKAQLTHDLASSYVFTLMHVMK from the coding sequence ATGGTATTGAGGATTGCTACCACGGTAATGCTGGTGTTAGTGCTCGCTTTCTCGATGGCGACCGCCCAGAACTCCGGCAGGGTTGAAGGATTGCTGAAGGAGATCGACTCCTGGGTTCTTACCGACACGAGCAAAATAATGGCCTACATTGACAGTACTAAAGCAGTGACGACAAAAATGCTGGAATCATCAAAGTACTGGGAACCAACGGTCAACGACCTGACTTTTCTGCTCGGTATTGATCTTATCACCAAACCCCAGATTGATAATACCGGCCGGATTTATTTCGAGATGCGCTTAACCGGAGAAAGCTCGGCCCTCTTTTACCTCGATAAGGCGATGGGCTGGCCGATTCAGCTGACACCCAACAACTGGACCGAAGAAGGTTTTACCATTTCAGAATTTGCGGTGCATCCGTCGGGCGATTTTGTCATTGTCAGTGTTTACAAGCACGGCGATGAGATGCATGATTTATGGTATTTCTCTCGTGACGGCAAATTTCGACCGTTGCTGGTTGACCGCAAGACGGCCTTTTTCGGGCCGATGTATGATGAGGACAATCCCGACCGGTTCTTTGTCGTGACATACGATCGTCGCACGATTCATTTCGCCCGCTATACTCTATCGACCGGGGTGCTCGATACGCTCTACACCGAGCCGGGGGTATTTTTCCCCGGCGACTACTACAAAGGCAAGATGACTGTCATTCGCAGTTATTCTGCTTCCGAGGCGCAGCTTTGCATTTATGATCTGGCGACCAACAAAATGACGGTTATGTCGGATACGGCCATTTTCAGCAATGCCTTATTCACGCAGGACGGTAAAATCGTAACCCTGACATCCATTAAATCCAAACCGGAGGAATTCCTGAAGTACTGCCTGCTCGATCCGGCCAAACCGAATGAATTCACAATCTTGAATGACCCGCGGATGGAAGTGGATAAGACCGGTTTTGACCGGAAAAAAGGCCTGGTTTTCCTGATTCTGAACAAGGAAGGGTATTCTCAGCTGGCGGCCTTTGACCTCAGGGGAGCGTCAATACCGATGCCCAATACCGATATCGGCATCATCTCCAATATCGGCAGCAACGATTCGGGTGAGGTGGTTTTTGATTTTTCCGCGCCGACGATGCCGCCGACAGTCTTCAAATTCAAACTGGGCGAGAACAAGCTGCAGCAGATCGGGAAAATCTCCACTTTCGGGTATGACTTTTCAAAAATCGAGGTTAATTTAATCAAATATAAATCATACGATGGGACCATGATACCGGCCTTTGTCTATATTCCCGAAACGGCTCAGAAGGACGGTACTAACCCGGCTATTATCGATTATCACGGCGGACCGGCGGGGCAGAGCCGGCCGTATTTTTCGCGGAATATGGCTTTCGCCCTGAGCAAGGGATTTATCTACATGCTGCCCAATGTTCGGGGATCATCCGGTTACGGCCCGGCCTATGAGCAGGCTGATAATCTCGAAGGGCGATTTAATGCTCTCAAGGATGATGAGGCGGCCATCGATTATCTGATCAACGAGGGATGGTCGAAGCCGGATAAAATCGCCATCTGGGGCGGCTCATACGGCGGCTATACGGTTGATTGGCTGGCCACGCAATGCCCGGATAAGATTGCCTGTGTTGTCTCACAGGTGGGCGTGTCGGATCCCGATCATACCATTCTTAACTCCAACCCGGTTTTTATACCGTCATGGGAGAAGGAATATGGCCCGGTCGGCGGCGCCTTGAACCGCAAAGTAGCGCCGATTTTTTATGCCGAGAATGTCTCAAAACCGATTCTGGTGACGGGCGGCTTCAATGATCCCAGAGTTCCTCCTTCGGACCCGAGGCGCTTTGCCTATGTTCTTTCGCGGCTCGGCAAACCGGTCTGGTATTATGAGGCTACCGAGGCCGGCCATGGAGCGGCCATGAAAGCTCAGTTGACTCACGATTTAGCCAGCAGCTATGTTTTCACTTTGATGCATGTGATGAAGTAG